Proteins encoded together in one Rhizobium bangladeshense window:
- a CDS encoding hemolysin family protein has product MSDFTTKPAADAKDSEPSSSSDEAGSSSRPSGRSQSFWSRAARILRPQQGSRLREDLADALMTDAAGDDAFSPDERAMLHNILRFREVRVADVMVPRADIEAVDQNITIGELMILFEESGRSRMPVYADTLDDPRGMVHIRDLLSYVAKQARNKRRGPAKPAVAGPAIEVAPENIQKPSRSAKPNFDLARVDLQKTLAEAGIIRKILFVPPSMLASDLLRRMQVNRTQMALVIDEYGGTDGLASHEDIVEMVVGDIDDEHDDEEVMFKRVAEDVFVADARVELEEIAEAIGPDFDISEQVDEVDTLGGLIFSALGRIPVRGEVVQALPNFEFHILDADPRRIKRLRITRKRHAIRRRAKEAGDITPGSEAGDDRPSGSTAN; this is encoded by the coding sequence ATGAGCGACTTTACGACGAAGCCGGCGGCAGACGCCAAGGACTCCGAGCCATCCTCTTCCTCTGACGAGGCGGGCAGTAGTAGTCGGCCATCCGGCCGATCCCAATCCTTCTGGTCGCGCGCCGCCCGCATTCTCCGCCCGCAGCAAGGCTCGCGGCTGCGCGAGGATCTTGCCGACGCGCTGATGACCGATGCGGCCGGCGACGACGCCTTCTCGCCCGACGAACGGGCAATGCTGCACAATATCCTGCGCTTTCGTGAAGTGCGCGTCGCTGACGTGATGGTGCCGCGCGCCGATATCGAGGCGGTGGACCAGAACATCACCATCGGCGAGCTGATGATCCTTTTCGAGGAATCCGGCCGCTCCCGCATGCCCGTCTATGCCGATACGCTCGACGATCCGCGCGGCATGGTGCATATCCGCGACCTGCTCTCCTATGTCGCCAAGCAGGCGCGCAACAAGCGACGCGGCCCGGCAAAGCCGGCCGTTGCCGGGCCGGCGATCGAAGTCGCGCCCGAGAACATCCAGAAGCCCTCGCGCTCGGCCAAACCGAATTTCGATCTTGCCCGGGTCGACCTGCAGAAGACGCTGGCCGAGGCCGGCATCATCCGCAAGATCCTGTTCGTGCCGCCGTCGATGCTGGCCTCCGACCTCCTGCGCCGCATGCAGGTAAACCGTACGCAGATGGCCCTCGTCATCGACGAATATGGCGGCACCGACGGTCTCGCCTCGCATGAGGACATCGTCGAAATGGTGGTCGGCGACATCGACGACGAGCATGACGACGAAGAGGTGATGTTCAAGCGCGTGGCAGAAGACGTCTTCGTCGCCGACGCCCGTGTCGAGCTGGAAGAGATCGCCGAAGCGATCGGACCGGATTTCGACATTAGCGAACAGGTCGATGAGGTCGATACGCTGGGCGGGCTGATCTTCTCCGCGCTCGGCCGCATCCCCGTCCGCGGCGAAGTCGTCCAGGCCCTGCCGAATTTCGAGTTCCACATCCTCGATGCCGATCCGCGCCGCATCAAACGGCTGCGGATCACCCGCAAGCGCCATGCGATCCGCCGCCGCGCCAAGGAGGCTGGCGACATCACTCCGGGATCCGAGGCCGGCGACGACCGGCCGTCCGGATCGACCGCGAACTAG
- the ybeY gene encoding rRNA maturation RNase YbeY produces the protein MAELDIQISIENIGWPGEETLLVFCERVLGAAVVYLRDSEKQPFPKMPPEVSLVFTDDASIQDINAEWRGKDKATNVLSFPAFPVQPGKMPGPMLGDIIIARETVEREAQELEKSFDDHLTHLLVHGFLHLLGYDHMNNAEAEIMEGLETRILAQLGLSDPYEGQDLKMEP, from the coding sequence ATGGCCGAACTCGACATACAGATCAGCATCGAGAACATCGGCTGGCCCGGCGAGGAAACGCTGCTGGTTTTTTGCGAGCGCGTACTCGGCGCGGCGGTGGTCTATCTCCGCGACAGTGAGAAGCAGCCCTTTCCCAAGATGCCGCCCGAGGTCTCGCTCGTTTTTACCGACGATGCCTCGATCCAGGACATCAACGCCGAATGGCGCGGCAAGGACAAGGCGACCAACGTGCTCTCCTTTCCCGCCTTTCCGGTTCAGCCCGGCAAGATGCCGGGTCCGATGCTCGGCGACATCATCATCGCCCGGGAGACGGTGGAGCGGGAAGCCCAGGAGCTCGAAAAGAGTTTCGACGACCACCTGACCCACCTTCTGGTGCACGGTTTCTTGCATCTTCTCGGCTACGACCATATGAATAATGCTGAAGCCGAAATTATGGAGGGGCTGGAGACTCGCATTTTGGCGCAGCTCGGCCTATCTGATCCCTACGAGGGTCAAGACCTTAAAATGGAACCATGA
- a CDS encoding PhoH family protein, producing MNGQELVSSSPRHPRTPSDTNHFVLTFENNRFASELFGQFDQNLKLLEERLNIDARARGNSVVISGDVVTTNQARRTLDYLYEKLQKGGSVERSDVEGAIRMAVAADDQLSLPTMERKAKLTMAQISTRKKTIIARTPTQDAYIRALERAELVFGVGPAGTGKTYLAVAHAAQMLERGAVEKIILSRPAVEAGERLGFLPGDMKEKVDPYLRPLYDALYDMIPADKVDRAITAGVIEIAPLAFMRGRTLANAAIILDEAQNTTSMQMKMFLTRLGENARMIVTGDPSQIDLPRGVKSGLVEALELLNGVEGISIVRFKDTDVVRHPLVGRIVRAYDATYLVEAEDVGRQD from the coding sequence TTGAACGGACAAGAATTGGTTTCTTCTTCACCGCGCCACCCCCGCACGCCGAGCGACACCAATCACTTCGTCCTGACGTTCGAGAACAATCGGTTCGCCAGCGAACTCTTCGGCCAGTTCGACCAGAACCTCAAGCTGCTCGAGGAGCGGCTGAACATCGATGCGCGGGCGCGCGGCAATTCAGTCGTCATTTCGGGCGATGTCGTAACCACCAATCAGGCGCGGCGCACGCTCGATTATCTCTATGAAAAGCTTCAGAAAGGCGGCAGCGTGGAACGATCCGACGTCGAGGGGGCGATCCGCATGGCAGTGGCCGCCGACGACCAGCTCAGCCTTCCCACCATGGAGCGCAAGGCCAAGCTGACGATGGCGCAGATTTCGACCCGCAAGAAGACGATCATCGCCCGCACGCCGACGCAGGACGCCTATATCAGGGCCCTGGAGCGCGCCGAGCTCGTCTTCGGCGTCGGCCCGGCCGGCACGGGCAAGACCTATCTCGCCGTCGCCCATGCTGCCCAGATGCTGGAGCGTGGCGCGGTCGAAAAGATCATCCTGTCGCGCCCGGCCGTTGAGGCCGGTGAGCGCCTGGGCTTCCTGCCCGGCGACATGAAAGAAAAGGTCGACCCCTATCTTCGCCCGCTCTATGACGCGCTCTACGACATGATCCCGGCCGACAAGGTCGATCGGGCGATCACCGCCGGCGTCATCGAAATCGCCCCGCTCGCCTTCATGCGCGGCCGCACGCTCGCCAACGCCGCCATCATCCTCGACGAAGCGCAGAATACGACGTCGATGCAGATGAAGATGTTCCTGACGCGTCTCGGCGAAAATGCCCGCATGATCGTCACCGGCGACCCGAGCCAGATCGACCTGCCGCGCGGCGTCAAATCCGGCCTCGTCGAGGCCCTGGAGCTGCTGAACGGCGTCGAGGGCATCTCCATCGTGCGCTTTAAGGACACCGACGTCGTGCGCCACCCGCTGGTCGGCCGCATTGTCAGAGCCTATGACGCCACCTATCTTGTCGAAGCCGAAGACGTCGGCCGGCAGGACTGA
- the miaB gene encoding tRNA (N6-isopentenyl adenosine(37)-C2)-methylthiotransferase MiaB, translating to MTQDSALLQAPEATPSEGFRDGSNSRKVFIKTYGCQMNVYDSTRMSDALARDGYEPTEDMEEADLVLLNTCHIREKAAEKVYSALGRLREMKKKKAADGREMMIGVTGCVAQAEGEEILRRAPAVDVVIGPQTYHRLPEALRQAKQGRRVVDTEYAIEDKFEHLPIAESRKIRARGVTAFLTVQEGCDKFCTFCVVPYTRGSEVSRPVSQIVEEAEKLVEAGVREITLLGQNVNAWHGAGPRGEAWSLGDLLYRLAEIPGLARLRYTTSHPRDMDDRLIAAHRDLRALMPYLHLPVQSGSDRILKAMNRRHTAAEYLTLIERIRAVRPDIALSGDFITGFPGETDADFEDTLRLVEEVRYAQAFSFKYSTRPGTPGAELKDQVPEEIKAERLERLQALLLKQQQEFAESCIGKEINLLLEKPGRMPGQLIGRSPWLQSVNVDAKASQIGDIIKVRITGTGTNSLFAERAEAAV from the coding sequence ATGACACAGGACAGCGCCCTACTCCAGGCCCCGGAAGCAACGCCCAGCGAGGGCTTCCGCGATGGCTCCAACAGCCGCAAGGTCTTCATCAAGACCTATGGCTGCCAGATGAACGTCTATGATTCCACGCGCATGAGCGATGCGCTCGCCCGCGACGGCTACGAGCCGACGGAAGACATGGAAGAGGCCGATCTCGTCCTGCTCAACACCTGCCATATAAGAGAGAAGGCGGCCGAGAAGGTCTATTCGGCGCTCGGGCGGCTGCGCGAGATGAAAAAGAAGAAGGCAGCCGATGGCCGGGAGATGATGATCGGCGTGACCGGCTGCGTCGCCCAGGCCGAAGGCGAGGAGATCTTGCGCCGAGCGCCGGCCGTCGACGTCGTCATCGGCCCGCAGACCTATCACCGGCTGCCGGAAGCGCTGCGCCAGGCCAAGCAGGGTCGCCGCGTCGTCGATACGGAATATGCGATCGAGGACAAGTTCGAGCATCTGCCGATCGCCGAGAGCCGGAAGATCCGAGCCCGCGGCGTCACCGCCTTCCTGACGGTGCAGGAGGGCTGCGACAAGTTCTGCACCTTCTGCGTGGTGCCCTATACGCGCGGCTCGGAAGTGTCGCGGCCGGTCTCGCAGATCGTCGAGGAGGCCGAAAAGCTCGTCGAAGCCGGGGTGCGTGAAATCACCCTGCTTGGTCAGAACGTCAATGCCTGGCATGGCGCTGGGCCGCGAGGCGAGGCGTGGAGCCTCGGCGACCTGCTCTACCGCCTCGCCGAAATCCCCGGCCTTGCGCGGCTGCGGTATACCACAAGCCATCCACGCGACATGGACGACCGGCTGATCGCGGCCCATCGCGACCTCAGGGCGCTGATGCCCTATCTGCACCTGCCGGTGCAATCGGGCTCCGACCGGATCCTGAAGGCGATGAACCGGCGCCACACGGCTGCCGAATATCTCACGCTGATCGAGCGCATCCGGGCGGTGCGGCCCGACATCGCGCTGTCCGGCGATTTCATAACCGGCTTTCCGGGGGAGACAGACGCGGATTTTGAGGATACACTGAGACTTGTGGAGGAGGTGCGCTACGCGCAGGCCTTCTCGTTCAAATACTCGACACGGCCGGGCACGCCCGGCGCGGAACTGAAGGACCAGGTGCCGGAAGAGATCAAGGCAGAACGGCTGGAACGCCTGCAAGCGCTTCTTTTGAAGCAGCAGCAGGAGTTCGCCGAATCCTGCATCGGCAAGGAGATCAATCTGCTGCTCGAAAAGCCCGGCCGCATGCCCGGCCAGCTGATCGGACGTTCTCCCTGGCTTCAATCCGTGAATGTTGATGCAAAAGCATCGCAAATCGGTGACATTATTAAAGTGCGAATCACCGGAACCGGAACGAACAGCCTGTTTGCCGAACGCGCAGAGGCTGCGGTCTAA
- a CDS encoding lysophospholipid acyltransferase family protein, which produces MIAWLRIAFAAVVILAVSIVLMPLQVLALRFDWRLRRRLPRLWHRIVCYCLGIRVRVKGRLEGRRPLMLCSNHSSWLDIMVMSSVADVAFIAKIEVRDWPIFGTLAKLQKSVFVVREEKRKTGHQANEIAGRMADGEIVVLFPEGTTSDGNRLLEVKSSLFGAAAMAVPYSPTGTVVVQPVAVVYTRVHGIPMGRYHRRLAAWPGDLELLPHLIDIVRCGAIDAEVSYGEAVEYRADTNRKEVSATIASRIRNLLNISLRGRDVG; this is translated from the coding sequence TTGATCGCCTGGCTGCGTATCGCCTTTGCTGCGGTCGTCATCCTTGCCGTCAGCATCGTGCTCATGCCGCTGCAGGTGCTGGCGCTGCGATTCGACTGGCGGCTGCGCCGGAGACTTCCGCGCCTCTGGCATCGCATCGTCTGCTATTGCCTCGGCATCCGCGTCCGCGTGAAGGGCAGGCTGGAAGGCCGCCGGCCTCTGATGCTTTGCTCCAACCATTCGTCCTGGCTTGACATCATGGTGATGTCTTCGGTGGCCGACGTCGCCTTCATCGCCAAGATCGAGGTGCGCGACTGGCCGATCTTCGGCACCCTCGCCAAGCTGCAGAAAAGCGTCTTCGTCGTGCGCGAGGAGAAGCGCAAGACCGGCCATCAGGCAAATGAGATCGCCGGGCGCATGGCCGACGGAGAAATCGTCGTGCTCTTTCCGGAGGGCACGACGTCGGACGGCAACCGGCTGCTCGAGGTCAAATCCTCGCTGTTCGGCGCCGCTGCGATGGCCGTGCCATATTCGCCGACCGGCACGGTCGTGGTGCAGCCGGTGGCGGTCGTCTACACAAGGGTGCACGGCATTCCCATGGGGCGCTATCACCGCCGGCTCGCCGCCTGGCCCGGCGATCTCGAGCTCCTGCCGCATCTCATCGATATCGTCAGATGCGGCGCGATCGACGCGGAAGTTTCCTACGGCGAAGCGGTGGAATATCGCGCCGATACCAATCGCAAGGAGGTGAGCGCGACGATCGCCTCGCGCATCCGCAACCTGCTGAACATAAGCCTGCGCGGTCGCGATGTGGGCTGA
- a CDS encoding Fur family transcriptional regulator: protein MTDVAKTLEELCAERGMRMTEQRRVIARILEDSQDHPDVEELYRRSVKVDAKISISTVYRTVKLFEDAGIIARHDFRDGRSRYETVPEEHHDHLIDLKTGAVIEFRSPEIEALQERIAREHGFRLVDHRLELYGIPLKKEDL from the coding sequence ATGACCGACGTAGCCAAGACCCTCGAGGAGCTTTGCGCCGAACGCGGCATGCGCATGACCGAGCAGCGCCGCGTGATCGCGCGCATCCTCGAAGACTCGCAGGACCATCCCGACGTCGAAGAACTCTACCGCCGTTCGGTGAAGGTCGATGCGAAGATCTCGATCTCGACCGTCTATCGCACCGTCAAATTGTTCGAGGATGCCGGCATCATAGCCCGCCACGACTTCCGCGACGGGCGCTCGCGCTACGAAACGGTACCGGAAGAGCATCACGACCATCTTATCGACCTGAAGACCGGCGCGGTCATCGAATTCCGCTCGCCGGAGATCGAGGCACTGCAGGAGCGCATCGCCCGCGAGCACGGTTTCCGGCTGGTCGACCATCGCCTCGAGCTCTACGGCATTCCGTTGAAGAAGGAAGATCTCTGA
- a CDS encoding GNAT family N-acetyltransferase: MLEAYLTLKPEFEIIAMEREDCRDVALLHGERFARPWGDGEFHSLLSQETVFGFVARQTNAILKKPLPGFILARQVAGEAEILTIAVQAKVARAGLGWRLMQAAMREARARGGESMFLEVDSGNTAALGLYRKLGFEKVGERQGYYRQENGALSTALVMKRVLR, from the coding sequence ATGCTGGAAGCCTATCTGACGCTGAAGCCGGAATTCGAGATTATCGCCATGGAGCGCGAGGATTGCCGCGACGTCGCCCTCCTGCATGGTGAGCGTTTCGCCCGGCCCTGGGGCGACGGCGAATTCCACAGCCTGCTGTCGCAGGAGACCGTGTTCGGCTTCGTCGCGCGCCAGACCAATGCCATCCTGAAAAAGCCGCTTCCCGGCTTCATCCTTGCACGCCAAGTCGCCGGAGAGGCCGAGATCCTGACGATTGCCGTGCAGGCGAAGGTCGCCCGTGCGGGACTCGGCTGGCGCCTGATGCAGGCGGCAATGCGCGAGGCGCGGGCGCGTGGCGGCGAGAGTATGTTTCTCGAGGTCGACAGCGGCAATACCGCGGCGCTCGGCCTCTACCGCAAGCTCGGCTTTGAAAAGGTCGGCGAGCGCCAGGGCTACTACAGGCAGGAAAACGGCGCCCTTTCCACGGCGCTTGTCATGAAGCGCGTTCTTCGATAG
- the tsaB gene encoding tRNA (adenosine(37)-N6)-threonylcarbamoyltransferase complex dimerization subunit type 1 TsaB, which translates to MIVLALDTAGVDCAAAVYDSGRNTVLGEASDMIGKGHAEHLIGIVDRALDQAGMTLSQIDRLAVTIGPGSFTGIRVGVAAARGFALSLNVPVVGVTTLEVMAAAAREKTPGRAVLAAMDAKRDEIYLQSFAGDGSPLDAPRATSVAEAQAFAAGFDGEITGSATPLLKAGAGGDHANVFPISIVARLGAAAPAATGKPKPLYLRGPDAKPQAGYAIARRV; encoded by the coding sequence ATGATCGTTCTGGCGCTCGACACCGCAGGTGTGGATTGCGCTGCCGCCGTTTACGACAGCGGCAGGAATACGGTGCTGGGGGAGGCATCGGACATGATCGGCAAGGGGCATGCTGAACATTTGATCGGGATCGTCGATCGCGCGCTGGATCAGGCGGGTATGACACTTTCTCAGATCGACCGCCTTGCCGTCACCATCGGCCCCGGCTCGTTCACCGGTATCCGCGTCGGCGTTGCCGCAGCCCGCGGTTTTGCGCTTTCGCTCAATGTGCCCGTCGTCGGCGTCACCACGCTCGAAGTCATGGCCGCCGCCGCGCGTGAGAAGACGCCCGGCCGCGCCGTGCTGGCGGCGATGGACGCCAAACGGGACGAAATCTATCTCCAGTCCTTCGCAGGCGATGGTTCCCCGCTTGATGCGCCGCGAGCGACAAGCGTCGCCGAGGCCCAGGCTTTCGCCGCCGGCTTCGACGGCGAGATCACCGGTTCGGCAACGCCGCTCCTGAAGGCCGGCGCCGGCGGCGATCACGCCAATGTCTTTCCGATTTCGATTGTCGCGCGTCTGGGTGCTGCCGCCCCTGCCGCTACCGGAAAGCCCAAGCCCCTTTATCTGCGCGGACCGGATGCCAAGCCGCAGGCCGGATATGCGATTGCGCGACGAGTGTGA
- a CDS encoding NifU family protein, with the protein MFIQTEATPNPATQKFLPGKVVMENGTAEFRSAEEAEASPLAARLFEIPGVTGVYFGYDFISVSKDDAEWQHLKPAILGSIMEHFMSGKPVMGDASILSEDADAGDEFFDESDESIVLTIKELLETRVRPAVAQDGGDITFRGFKDGKVYLNMKGSCSGCPSSTATLKHGVQNLLRHFVPEVQEVIAA; encoded by the coding sequence ATGTTCATTCAGACCGAAGCCACGCCCAACCCCGCCACACAAAAATTCCTGCCAGGCAAGGTCGTCATGGAAAACGGCACCGCCGAGTTCCGCAGCGCCGAAGAGGCTGAAGCCTCGCCGCTCGCCGCCCGCCTGTTCGAAATTCCCGGCGTCACCGGCGTCTATTTCGGCTATGATTTCATTTCCGTCTCCAAGGACGACGCGGAATGGCAGCATCTTAAGCCGGCTATCCTTGGCTCGATCATGGAGCATTTCATGTCCGGCAAGCCGGTGATGGGGGATGCTTCCATCCTTTCCGAGGACGCCGATGCCGGTGACGAGTTCTTCGATGAGAGCGATGAATCGATCGTGCTGACCATCAAGGAGCTTCTGGAGACCCGCGTGCGACCGGCCGTCGCCCAGGATGGCGGCGACATCACTTTCCGCGGCTTCAAGGACGGAAAGGTTTATTTGAACATGAAAGGCTCCTGCTCCGGCTGCCCGTCTTCGACGGCCACGCTGAAGCACGGCGTCCAGAACCTGCTGCGCCATTTCGTTCCCGAAGTGCAGGAAGTGATTGCCGCTTGA
- a CDS encoding universal stress protein, which produces MVSKRLSRLEGHRRKFMAVIDGTPECQRAVHYAGRRAKNSNGGLVLLYVIPNGDFQQWLGVEEIMRAEAREEAEATVAKIAQIVRETIGIEPEIVIREGSAAEQINAVIEEDRDVAILVLAAGSAKEGPGPLVSSVAGRAAAFPIPVTVLPDTLTNEEIDALC; this is translated from the coding sequence ATGGTATCGAAGCGACTCTCACGGCTCGAAGGTCACCGGCGCAAATTCATGGCGGTGATCGACGGGACACCCGAATGCCAGCGCGCCGTTCATTATGCCGGCCGGCGCGCGAAGAATTCCAATGGCGGTCTGGTGCTGCTCTATGTGATCCCGAACGGCGACTTCCAGCAATGGCTCGGCGTCGAGGAGATAATGCGGGCCGAGGCGCGCGAGGAAGCCGAGGCAACCGTCGCAAAGATCGCCCAAATCGTGCGGGAGACGATCGGCATCGAACCTGAGATCGTCATCCGTGAAGGCAGCGCAGCCGAGCAGATCAACGCCGTGATCGAGGAAGACCGAGATGTCGCGATCCTCGTTCTTGCCGCCGGGTCGGCGAAGGAAGGTCCCGGACCGCTGGTTTCGTCGGTCGCCGGACGCGCGGCGGCGTTTCCAATTCCCGTGACCGTGCTGCCGGATACGCTGACCAACGAGGAAATCGACGCCCTCTGCTGA
- the trpS gene encoding tryptophan--tRNA ligase, which translates to MSEFKKLVFSGVQPTGNLHLGNYLGAIRRFVALQEGNDCIYCVVDMHALTAQLVHDDMPSQTRSIAAAFIAAGIDPEKHIVFNQSAVPQHAELAWIFNCVARIGWMNRMTQFKDKAGKDREQASLGLYAYPSLMAADILVYRATHVPVGEDQKQHLELARDIAMKFNLDYAEHIRKSGYGVDITVGDEPVHAYFPMVEPLIGGPAPRVMSLRDGTKKMSKSDPSDLSRINLMDDEEAISKKIRKAKTDPDGLPSDVDGLHGRPEADNLVAIYAALADKSKAAVLAEFGGQQFSVFKPALVDLAIYVLAPITGEMRRLMDDTSHIDAILRKGGERARERAEVTMKQVRDVIGFLY; encoded by the coding sequence ATGAGCGAATTCAAGAAACTCGTATTCTCCGGCGTGCAGCCGACCGGCAATCTGCATCTCGGCAATTATCTCGGTGCGATCCGCCGCTTCGTGGCGCTGCAGGAAGGCAATGACTGTATCTACTGCGTCGTCGACATGCATGCGCTAACGGCCCAGCTGGTGCATGACGACATGCCGAGCCAGACGCGCTCGATCGCCGCAGCCTTCATCGCCGCAGGCATCGATCCCGAAAAACATATCGTCTTCAATCAGTCGGCCGTGCCGCAACATGCGGAACTTGCCTGGATCTTCAACTGCGTCGCCCGCATCGGCTGGATGAACCGCATGACGCAGTTCAAGGACAAGGCCGGCAAGGACCGCGAGCAGGCTTCGCTCGGTCTCTATGCCTATCCGAGCCTGATGGCCGCCGACATTCTCGTTTACCGCGCCACCCATGTGCCGGTTGGCGAGGACCAGAAGCAGCATCTGGAGCTTGCCCGTGATATCGCGATGAAGTTCAACCTCGATTATGCCGAGCATATTCGCAAAAGCGGCTACGGCGTCGACATCACCGTCGGTGACGAGCCGGTGCATGCCTATTTCCCGATGGTCGAACCGCTGATCGGCGGACCGGCGCCCCGCGTCATGTCGCTGCGCGACGGCACCAAGAAAATGTCGAAATCCGATCCCTCGGATCTTTCGCGCATCAACCTGATGGACGACGAGGAGGCGATCTCGAAGAAGATCCGCAAGGCCAAGACCGATCCGGACGGCTTGCCGAGCGATGTCGACGGGTTGCATGGCCGGCCGGAAGCCGACAATCTGGTGGCGATCTATGCCGCGCTCGCCGACAAATCGAAGGCCGCGGTGCTGGCCGAATTCGGCGGCCAACAGTTTTCCGTCTTCAAGCCGGCGCTGGTCGATCTGGCTATTTATGTGCTGGCGCCGATCACCGGCGAGATGCGCCGGCTGATGGACGATACCAGCCATATCGACGCGATTCTGCGCAAGGGCGGCGAACGAGCCAGGGAGCGCGCCGAGGTGACGATGAAGCAGGTGCGCGACGTCATCGGCTTCCTCTACTGA
- a CDS encoding VOC family protein, whose protein sequence is MTIQSLFLVTLVVDDYDRAKTFYCDGLGFDCLQDEPQPEGKRWVVVKPKGGDGAAFLLAQAATEAQRAAIGNQTGGRVGFFLKTDDFARDHAAMLAAGIRFLEEPRHELYGTVAVFADPYGNTFDLIQHAAG, encoded by the coding sequence ATGACGATCCAGTCCCTTTTCCTCGTCACCCTCGTCGTCGACGATTATGACCGTGCCAAGACCTTCTATTGCGACGGCCTCGGTTTCGATTGCCTGCAGGACGAGCCGCAACCGGAGGGAAAGCGCTGGGTGGTGGTGAAGCCCAAAGGCGGGGATGGCGCGGCTTTTCTGCTGGCGCAGGCGGCAACCGAGGCGCAGCGCGCCGCTATCGGCAACCAGACGGGCGGCCGTGTCGGGTTTTTCCTGAAGACCGACGATTTCGCACGCGATCACGCCGCAATGCTTGCAGCCGGCATACGCTTTCTGGAAGAGCCACGGCATGAGCTTTACGGCACTGTTGCGGTCTTTGCGGATCCTTACGGCAACACCTTCGATCTGATCCAGCATGCAGCAGGCTGA
- a CDS encoding YcbK family protein translates to MQNPSLLAMAGLFALQSATAALSQDDKRHAAHLPRHEARLSYAVQTVSVRASCFPIRLRAILSHIAVKTGRRPIVTSGHRPHPRRHGSLHGKCLAADIRVPGLPERTIIAAARSAPGIGGIGSYCNGIIHVDIGPQRRWIHC, encoded by the coding sequence ATGCAGAACCCCAGTTTGCTCGCCATGGCAGGCCTTTTCGCCCTACAATCAGCAACGGCTGCCCTCAGTCAAGACGACAAAAGGCACGCCGCCCATCTTCCCCGCCACGAGGCGCGTCTCTCCTACGCGGTGCAGACCGTCAGCGTTCGCGCCAGCTGTTTTCCCATACGCTTGCGAGCGATCCTGTCGCATATCGCCGTAAAGACCGGCCGCCGACCGATCGTAACGTCCGGTCACAGGCCGCATCCTCGCCGTCACGGCTCCCTGCATGGAAAATGCCTGGCGGCCGATATCAGGGTGCCGGGCCTTCCTGAACGCACCATCATTGCAGCGGCAAGAAGCGCGCCAGGCATTGGCGGCATCGGCAGCTATTGCAATGGCATCATCCATGTCGACATCGGGCCGCAAAGGCGATGGATCCATTGTTAA